From Bos mutus isolate GX-2022 chromosome 5, NWIPB_WYAK_1.1, whole genome shotgun sequence, one genomic window encodes:
- the KRT3 gene encoding keratin, type II cytoskeletal 3, whose translation MNRQVRKTSGGGSQGFSGRSAVVSGSSRMSCVARSGGGGGGAFGFRSGAGGFGSRSLYNLGGNKSISISVAGSRAGGFGGGRSSCVSGFGSGYGGGYGGGFGGGRGMGGGFGGAGGFGGAGGFGGAGGFGGAGGFGGLGSFGGPGGFGPGGFGPGGFPGGIQEVTVNQSLLQPLNVEIDPQIGQVKTQEREQIKTLNNKFASFIDKVRFLEQQNKVLETKWSLLQQQGTHPITGTNNLEPLFENYINSLRSYLDSILGERGRLDSELRNMQDLVEDFKKKYEDEINKRTAAENEFVTLKKDVDAAYMNKVELQAKVDALTDEINFLTTLYDMELSQMQSHVSDTSVVLSMDNNRSLDLDSIIAEVKAQYEEIAQRSKAEAEALYQTKLGELQTTAGRHGDDLKSTKSEISELNRVIQRLRAEIENVKKQIAKLQSAIAEAEQRGELALKDANAKLQELQAALQQAKDDLARLLRDYQELMNVKLALDVEIATYRKLLEGEECRMSGECPSAVSISVVSSSSTTSASAGGFGGGYGGGVGVGGGARSGFGGGSGFGGGSGISGSSGFGGGSGSGFGGGSGFSGSSGFGGGSSGFGSGSGGRSGVSGGGLSSGSSRGGSVRFSQSSQRTSR comes from the exons ATGAACAGACAAGTCCGCAAGACATCTGGCGGCGGGAGCCAGGGCTTCTCAGGCCGCTCTGCCGTGGTCTCTGGCAGTAGCAGGATGAGCTGTGTGGCCCGCTCTGGGGGAGGCGGCGGAGGGGCCTTTGGGTTCCGGAGCGGAGCAGGTGGCTTTGGCAGTCGCAGCCTCTACAACCTGGGTGGCAATAAGAGCATCTCCATCAGCGTGGCCGGCTCCCGGGCTGGTGGCTTTGGAGGAGGGCGCAGCAGCTGTGTCAGTGGCTTTGGGAGTGGCTACGGAGGTGGTTATGGAGGTGGCTTTGGTGGTGGCAGAGGAATGGGAGGTGGTTTTGGAGGAGCTGGTGGCTTTGGTGGGGCTGGTGGCTTTGGAGGAGCTGGTGGCTTTGGTGGGGCTGGTGGCTTTGGTGGACTTGGTAGTTTTGGAGGACCCGGTGGCTTTGGCCCTGGTGGCTTTGGCCCAGGTGGCTTCCCTGGGGGAATCCAGGAAGTGACTGTCAACCAGAGCCTCCTGCAGCCCCTCAATGTGGAGATTGACCCCCAGATTGGGCAAGTAAAGACTCAAGAGCGGGAGCAGATCAAGACCCTCAACAACAAGTTTGCCTCTTTCATCGACAAG GTACGGTTCCTGGAGCAACAGAACAAGGTCCTGGAGACCAAGTGGAGCCTGCTCCAGCAGCAGGGCACACATCCCATCACAGGCACCAATAACCTCGAGCCCCTTTTTGAGAACTACATCAATTCCCTGCGGAGCTACCTGGATAGCATTCTGGGGGAGAGAGGCCGCCTGGACTCAGAGCTGAGGAACATGCAGGACCTGGTGGAAGACTTTAAGAAGAA ATATGAGGATGAGATCAACAAGCGCACAGCTGCTGAGAATGAATTTGTGACCCTGAAGAAG GACGTGGACGCTGCCTACATGAACAAGGTGGAGCTTCAGGCCAAGGTGGATGCCTTAACAGATGAGATCAATTTCTTGACGACCCTTTATGATATG GAGCTGTCCCAGATGCAGAGCCATGTCAGTGACACATCCGTGGTCCTGTCCATGGACAACAACCGCAGCCTGGACCTGGACAGTATCATCGCCGAGGTCAAGGCCCAGTACGAGGAGATCGCCCAGAGGAGCAAGGCCGAGGCCGAGGCCCTGTATCAGACCAAG CTGGGTGAACTGCAGACCACGGCTGGCAGGCACGGGGATGACCTGAAGAGCACCAAGAGTGAGATCTCGGAGCTCAACCGGGTGATCCAGAGGCTGCGGGCTGAAATCGAGAATGTCAAGAAGCAG ATTGCTAAACTGCAATCAGCCATTGCTGAAGCTGAGCAGCGTGGGGAGCTGGCCCTCAAGGATGCTAACGCCAAGCTCCAAGAGCTACAGGCTGCCCTTCAGCAGGCCAAGGATGACCTGGCCCGGCTGCTGCGCGACTACCAGGAGCTGATGAATGTCAAGCTGGCCCTGGATGTGGAGATCGCCACCTACCGCAAGCTACTGGAGGGCGAGGAGTGCAG GATGTCTGGAGAGTGCCCGAGTGCTGTTAGCATCT CCGtggtcagcagcagcagcaccacctccGCCTCCGCGGGTGGTTTCGGAGGCGGATACGGCGGTGGCGTCGGCGTGGGAGGAGGCGCCCGTAGCGGCTTCGGCGGCGGCAGCGGCTTCGGCGGCGGTAGCGGAATTAGTGGCAGCAGCGGCTTTGGCGGCGGTAGCGGCAGCGGCTTCGGAGGCGGTAGCGGATTCAGTGGCAGCAGTGGAttcggcggcggcagcagcggaTTCGGCTCTGGCTCCGGGGGTCGCTCTGGGGTCAGCGGTGGAGGCCTCAGCTCAGGCAGCAGCCGGGGCGGCAGCGTCAGGTTCTCCCAGTCCTCCCAGCGCACCTCCAGATAA